The genomic segment cgggggctgggggcggggctcttCCTCTGGACTCAGGTGAAAACAATTTTTCATAAACCCAACCCCAGCCCCGGCCACCAAATAGCCACACCTGAGCGGTTCGTGGACGGGCTGGGATTGAAGTTGGAGCCAAGACTAGGGTCAGTAGAAGGACTTGGAGTGGGTGAGGGGCAGCAGACCACAGGGCAGGGGCGGCTGGAACACAGGTCTAAGGCGCGGAGGGCCGGTCCGGGGGCTAAGCTGGTCAGGCTGGCGGTAACTGCGGAGGCCAGAGGCTGCGTGAGCCAGAGGCGGGCAGCAGAGCCCCCACCCAGCCGCCTCTCCCTGATCCCATCACTCCAGACCCACCCCGGGCACGCACCCAGCAGCAAAGAGGACCGTGTGCCCGGCAGCCCAGTGGTCAAAGGGGACTGTCGGAGCTCAGTGGTCCCAAAGTTCTGGTTGGACCTGCTGGGGAAGGGTGGACTAAGCTCAGAGGGGCTGGAACAGCCTGAGCAGGGGGGCCTGGGAGTTCTAGAGAAGCAagaggggcaggaggacagggacagggaaggtggaaaggagggaggaacagGGCGGCAGGAGCCAGAGGCGGGAGGGAGGAGCTTAACCCAGACACGTACCAGGGGTGCATGGCCTCACCGCCCCCAGGGTGCTGGGGCCGGAGCAGGGCCAGGAGACAGGAAGTGGACACGGCAAAAGAGCTAAGGGGcagcaggaggaaaaggggagacaggtgaagggggggagagagagacacacagtcAGAGGTGGCTCCAGAGGCtgagggtggcagtgggcagaCAGAGCCCAAGATCCTACCCTggccctcttcttccctccaccctaGTCCAGCCTGGGCCCCTCAGGTGCCTCTGACTCTCAGAGGCCCAGATACCTGGAGGAGCACCAAGTAGCCAGAGAAAAACATCGGCTCCTGCAGGGACTAGAAAACAGCCATTCCCTCCAGGgagaccctccctcccaccctcataaGCCCCCAGCAGGCTGAAAGCCTAAGGTGAAAGCCCATTAGAGGGGACAGCCTCCACGGCTCCTCTGACCCTGGGCTGCCCACCAAAGCCCCACCTGACCTGGGGGctcagcaggcagccaggcctccaGAGACATACCCATCGGTCTCCACCAGGTCCTCCTCGGTGCGCAGGCTCAGCACGTACAGCGTGGACATGGACACCACACTGGGAACCGCAGGAAAGGACCGAGGTTAGAGCTAGAGCCACGGTCTAGTGCCCTCTCTCCAGGGTAGGGCCGGGGCTCCCAGATGATGCCTGTGATGGGTCTCCTAGCCCCCAGGGGACGAGACAGAACAAGGcagcccacctccttccccaggacCTCTGGGGCTCTCCTAGGCTATGGCTTTCTCCTCCCTGAGGCCTAGCCCTGTGGGCAGCTCAGCTCCCCCAGCCAGCCACCCCAGAGCCTGCGGAACAAGTCACCTGAAGGCCATGACCACCACCAGTGCAATGATGGTTCCCTGCAGGAAGCGCTGGCTGATGCAGGCCTGGTCTGGGACCACGGACGATGGCTGAGGAccgggaggaaaagggaagaagcaggaaaGGCCCAGACTTAGGGAGCCCATGGTCTTACCCCTGTGGGCTTTGCTGGAGGTTGGGGTGCCAAGGCTGGCTCATtcccacagagggcagagggagaggaaggacaaACAGGGCTGGGGGGGCTAGAGGGTCAGGACTGGAAGGGAAGCACTTGGGGTCAGTGAGCTTGGGGAGGGGCAAGCTGGAAAAGAGAGCCACGGGGGATGGGAGGCCCTGGTCTacctacctcccacccctgcccacccttaCCTTGCTGGCCACCTTCGGGGGCCTCTTCTTGTGGGGGACGCTGCCCACCCGGCTGAACTGGCTCCCTGTGTGGCTGCAGCAAGAGGGCCAGGGTCAGAGGTGCCTCTGGGAAGCGGTCTTGTCCTCCCCTGCCCCGCGTCCCCACCTGAAGGCGCCTGAGCTGCCAGTGGACTTGAAGCTGTCCAGCCGCCGCAGCTTGGCCAGCTTGTGGCTCCAGCGCTCCAGCTCATCGATGCGGGTCTCCAGGTTGTCGGTCAGCTTGCACAGCTCCTTCACAGCACCCACGTTCTCCATGAAGATGCGCTCCTGACAGTCCACAGGCCAATGTTGAGGACACAGTCTACTCCAGGGAGCCCCAGGCTACAAGCTCgttggggagcaggaagggagcCCCTCGAAGCTTCCCTGCCCAAGCCAGCCTTTCCTCCAGTCCAGACTCAGCTCCCACGGCTCCCTGTGCCTGCCTCCAAACAGCACCCccacgcctgcatcccgccaacCTGAAGAGCCCTTCCTGCGCTGTCAGAATGCCGCCTCCCAGGGGCTCATGCTCTCTGGGCTCCCCTCTCGTGAACGCGGTGTCTCACACCGAGGCACTCAACTGTTCGGCCGCAGCCAAAACGCGTACAGCCCAGCCTCACGGCAGCTAAGTTGCAAACACCATCCTCACAATAAACCGCGTGTTTAAGCTTTGCAATAGCCACGTGAGGATGTCTTGGCAGTTACTCTCATCACCCGcctttggcaggggagggaagcgACCCTCCGCAAGGTTCCTCTCACCCTTATCACACAGCCATAGAGTGGCCACGTCCCCGTCTCCCCCTGAAGctcacccccttccctgtggggtggggagggcactcTGGaggcagcaccccccaccccatctctttGAAGGCGTGAATGCCCTCCACCAGGCCCACCCCTCTGGCCCTCGGGCTCCCTCCAGTTCCCCCTCGGCACAAACCTTGTTCACCACCAGAAAGTTCTCTATGGTATTGCCATTGGCGAAGACCACGTCACCAGTGTCCTTCACAGCCTCGGGCAGGATCTCCTTCACCTCCTGGGCGATGACACCTGGGGACAGGCCAAGTGTGTGTGGAGGAAGGGGGTGGCCACCCTCAGCTCCTAATGTAcggagggggcaggggctggagagggCCAGAGATTTGGGTTCCAAGGAGCCTTGAAGTGGGGGGCTCCATGTGCAAGTGTCCACAGGGTCACAGTCCCAGGGGTCGAGGTGTGGGGTTCccctggctgggggaagggatggaTTCCTGGGAGTAAAAATCCCAGAAGCAGAGGGCGTGGATCCAGGACAAACGTGGGATCCATGTGAGAGAAGAGGGGCAAGGATCCCTGGGTTCAATTCAAGGGCATCTGGTGTCAGGGAGTGATTTCCCAGGGGCTGACAGGGGGGACTGGTAGAGGGCAGGGTTCCTGGGGGTGGAGTTCCAGGAGTCAAGGGGAGGGGTTCTGGGAAGCAGGGTTCCCAGAGGATGGGTGCAGGGTTACTGGGTTCCCAGACTTcggccccaacccttgcctgtcTCTGGTGCCGAGGCCTCGATGCCAGCGGTGGCAGCAAACTCCGGCTTGTATCTGTAGCGCACCAGCCGCATGCGAGAGATCCTCTTCAGCTGCTCCGTGGTGTCCACCTGCATGGGGGCCACTCCTAAGACCgtacccctcccctcccagctggtCCAGAGCAGGACCAGAGCCCAAGAAGGGGGCAGGCCAAGggctgcagcagggaggggagaccCTGCTATGGGGATCCCAGGATCCAGAGATCCAGGCCCAGCCtaccccctcttccttcccctgccaTCAGCCTCTCTTACTGGCAGCTCAGTTGTCCCCACCTCTTGCACGTGCTCCTTGGCCCGAAGGTCCGACGGGTGCATGAGTGAGCCCATGACCTTGACGTTGCCGTGCACGACCAGCGCCTCATCAGGCCGGTCCGTGTTGATGCCCACGCGGCCGTGGTGGAAGACTGTGTCGGGCACCTGCGCCCGCTGCCACAGCACGTCGCTGTCGCTCTCAAACTGGCCTGGGTTGGAGGCCTAGCGCAAGTTGGGGTTGGATGGATCAGTCctggggggtgggagacctgcagCACCCTGGGAAAGGGGGAGGCCCCACCTGCAGCCGCCCCTCCAgctccagccagggctcctcaccCCACCATGAGTAGTTTAAACTATCCCTCCCATTGGGGCCATTTTCAGTCACTTGTGGGATTTCAGAAAGCTACCAGGCCCTGTCTACCTCAACGCTATACTGTGAAgaagacactgaggcccagagagggtggagtctagccccaggccacacagctatgCCCAGCAGGATTAGCACTCCAGCCTCTGACTCCCCAGCACCCTGGCATTTCTTCTGGGTGCTTTCCTCCCAGCTCTGGGGAGCACTCTCCAGCCCCTGGGCGGCGGTGGCTCTCACCCGCACGATGATGCGCTCTGAGATCTGGGCGGCCAGTGTGTAGTTCTGATTTTGTGCGTGGGCCTGGAGGGCCACCACCAACATGAAGTACCTGAGGCACATAGGGGTCTTAGAGGCATCCAgggccccaccccacctgcctctgcctacCCCCATCCCCCACAGATGCCCCCCCTTCCCAGGTCAGATGCATAGTGCACAGAACTGCCCGCTCAGTCTTCTCCGGCAGGTTCCCAGGACCCCAAGAAGTGGGCATGGACATCCACCCTACAGAGGAGGAACCTGAGCCTCCACTAGGGGGCGGAAATTCCCTGGGCCACAGAGGAGTTTCTTAGTCCAGAAGCCAGGCTTCTGCTCTCCCATCCCTAAGTGGACTAAGGGTCTGAGTTTcaggctcctcatctgtaaaatgggtcagTTCTGTGCCTGGCATGCTACGCGGGGTGGCCTCTTCCTGGCCCCCCTCCCCAGAAATGGTGGGATTCTGGGGCAGGGGTCCAGCCTGCTCACCTCTGGTCGGGGTTGGGCTTGCCCTTCTTGCGCATGTTGTTGGCGGTGGTCTCGCTGAAGTGCAGCCGCCCCACAGTCACCTTCGTGACCTGCTCAGGGGGCAGACTGACCCtgagggagggggggcaggacACTCAGGGGGCAGGCACTGGGGGCTGTGGTGAGTTGGGCCACAGGGGGCACCCAGGTGTGGGAGGTAGACATTGTGGGCACCTGCCTAGCCCCCCTCAGCTCCCATGCCAGCCGCAGCGGCAGCCCTCCCAGGTGCCACCCCCAGGGGCCGGGTGCTCACGTGACGGGGTTGAAGGGCCGCTTGCTGCGGTCTGACTGAGACTGCTCGATGTTGATGCACTGGTTCAGGGCCTCCAGCTGGGGAGAAGCAGAGCCCACCGGCACTCAGGGCCTGGTGGCCCCCCTGGCCCCGGCCCCCTGCAGCCTctcagcccaggcctggcccagctggAGCTCATGAGGGACGAAGGCACCACCCTCCCCTCAGCAGCACTCCCCCATACACTTGGGTGCTTCTCCTAACAACCGTacacccagccccacacctgcccccactcccccacctctgcgagcACGTGCGAGCATACACACACTCCATGGTCACCCTCGTGGCCCCCAATCCACACCCACATCCCCCAGCCTGAGTACACGCCCCAAACCGGCCTCCATAAACACCCACCCACACTCACATCTACTCACTCCCAGTCCCCCCTCCTGtgtcccctccacctccacaTGACACTGAAGGACACATACCCTGCCACACCCCCCGGCTCAAAATCAAGGTCCACTAATGTTgtgctggggggggaggggtcataGGGGCGGGGCCTCTAAGTCAGGATGGGCCTCAGGGCAGGTGCCCCCAAGGACTACAGCAGCGTGGACAGCGAAGGTCAAGGAGCAGtcaggcaggagaggagggatgGAATGGGCGTTTGGAGGACGTCCCAGGAAAAGGAAGCCACTGAGGAAAGGCAGGGGCTGTGAATGGGCACAGCAGTCTGGGGCACGGCCAATGGCAGGACCGGACCCCAAAGGCCTTGGTGAGCTAAGCTCGGAAGTCGAGGCTTTGCCAGGGGGGCCTGGGGGCCGTGAAAGAACAAGGAGTGTCATGCCCACCTGGGTCTCAGGTGGGGCTTGAGGTGGGAGCCAGAGTGGAAGCTTCTGTGGATGTTCAGACAAGGAGCGGGGTGGCCTTGTCTGGGGAGAGGAGTCAGCAGGGCCTGGTGCATGATGAAGTAAGGGCAAGTGGGCCCCGGATTTACAGCCTGAGTGACCAGGGTCCTGGAGCCCTACTCCCGGGGGACGGGCAGTTTGCAGGAAGTTCAGTTTGGGATATGAAGCTGAGAGAGCAGTCAGGAAAGGGGGGTCTTGGCTGGGGATACAGACTCGGGGTCAGGATGGAGATGCACACAAGGGGCCCAACGGTTAAGGGGCATCAGAGGGAGAAAAGACGGGAGGTTGGGTGGCAGGGGGCACTCAGCTGTGAGGAGTTCCCGCCTGGAGCCCTCTGAGCCCCCGGCCACCCCTCCTCGCCAAGCCCCCCAACCTACCTTCACTCCATGCAGCTTCAGGTAGAAGCAGTCGAGGGGCTTGAGGCCTTCGGGTGTCTTGACGTACTTGGGCTCGCCCAGCATGCCGATGTACACTGTCACCTGGAAGTGGTTCTTCTTCTGACACACGAAGGCGTCGTCACCCACCGAAAAGTTGAAGCCCTTGTCGGCGTCCACACGGTAGGTGAGCatgggcctgggggcagggagggcacacACTGGAGCCCCCCAGCCGGGCCTGCGTGCCAGTTTCCTACCCTGACCCCTGATCACAGGGCTGCCCCCACTTCTCAGAAGCGGAAACTGAGTCCCTGGAGGACTTGGGCTCAGGTCAGCCATCTCCTCAGTCACTATTCTTTCCTCTACATGCCTGGGACTGACCACGtgccctggggttgggggaaacgGGCCAAGAGACCTGAGGCCCACCAGGTGGGATGGAAGTCCTTAGGAGGGAGTGTGATGGCCCCTCACCATACTTGGCTCCTTCCCAGAACACTGCCTGAAGCCCCCCCACCCTCATGGGAGATGGGGTTAGAGGGGATGGTCTGCAGAGCCTCACTGTGCCTGACAGCTGGTTGCCATGGAAACGGTGGAACCAGGCGCCGGCTCTGagctggcccagccccagcccataGGCTCCCCCAAGCCCCTGGACATCCTCATTCTGACTCCTCTGTATGCCCAGGTGGGGACGGGGTGCTCTGGGCAGCTGGACTCagcctcagtttgcccatctgtTGCGGGGAGACTGGTCCAAGTCTGTGCCCCTGTATGGCTtggcctgcccccacccaggtCCCCCCGCACAAGCAGTGATGCTGATGCCCCATGCCCGGTGCCTGCCTGGAGGAAGCTGGGCAGGGACAATGCTTCCAAACTTGTGAGGAGAGGACTCTGGTCTTGGCCAATGCCTACAGGAAGGCCCAGGGCCTTCCACTTCTCCCTCTCAGGACTCCACTCACCTGCCTGGGCCAGAGAAACACCCAGGAAGTGCCTGGGCCACACCGGGGGCCTTAGCTGCCAGCTGCCTGGCCTTGGGGCCTGGGGTGGCAGGGCTGGCCCAATAAGTAGGAGTGGTGGTAGGGGGGGCTCACTAGGCCATAGAGGCTGGACCCTCAAAGACCTCTCCTCAACCCTGGTGGGGGCCTCAAGGGACCCTTCAACCACTGAGGCAGCTGGaatccctcccactgccctgagGGCTTCTTGTTAAGAATCCCACAGAGCCTGGGATGCCCAACTCCAGGAGGCTGGTTTCAGCTGTGAGAGGGCCCAAGTGCAGCCACCCTACCCGGGCCTGGCAATGTCCAAGGTGAGCTGAGAGGAGCCACACTCTCCCCCCTCACTGGCCTCCTCCAGGAGTGAGGGCAGTGGTCCCACAGCGCTCCTGGCCAGGCCAGGAAGCTGAAACCAGGTGGGTGTTGAGGAAGGGCTAGGAATGCcaggcagcctctggcccagtcctcccccaccctctgggccccctcctccagggagggggctgctggAAAGGCCTTGCTAACACTCAGCTTCCTGCTACCTTCCTGGAatgcagaaggaggaggggaggaggcaacAGGGAAGGAGAAGCCAGAAAACACCTACCCACACACTTCTCCCTGACCTGGCCCCCACTGGCCCCTCCCTGGCAGACACCACCTTCTTAAGGAGCCTTTGGGCGGGCCCAGGAGTCAGAAGCCCTGAGCCCCAGTCCGAGCTCTGCCCTGAGCCAGTCTGCTCCTCTGTAAAACAGGCCATCTGGCACCCAATGTCTCCCAGGCCCCGCTCTAGGACCATgatgccagggctggggggcccCAGGTTGGTGGCCAGGAGGGTGGGAAGCAGCGCCGGTCACTCACAGCTCCTTGTAGTTCGCGTCGTACAGTGTTGCCCACTTGTTCTGCTGATGTGGCTGCCACTTGATGGACTGGTAGTTGGGGTCCAGGTAGGAGCCACTGAGGCTGTCATTGTCCTGCAGGAGACCTGGAGGGAGGGAACGCCTATGTGGGCCCTGGGCCCCACTCCCCAACTTGAAGAAGGGTCGGCCCCCCGCAGGGTCCAGCAGGCCAGCCATGTACCTGGTGAGGGTGCACCTGGTGGGTGCCAAGGCGGCGTCTGCACCCGGGCGATGCTGAGGGGCAAGGAGCCGGGGCCTGGTGAGAGTGGGCCctggggaggccagggtggggatggggctcGAGGCGGGTGCGGCGGCAGGGCTGTCACGGTCCCAGGCTCCTGTTTGATCATTCCATTCAGCATCTGGGCATTGAGGGTGTTGGGGGGGGATTCGGAGTGCTTCCTCTTCTTAGAGGGGTGTGTGGGGAGCCTGGATGGACAGAGGTGTGCACCATGGAGGGCTGGCTCCCCCTGAGCAGTACCCCCCTCCCTGTTTCTGCAGGATGTGCCCAGCCTGGAGGACACCCCTGCAGGAAGCCCCTGGGCTTTGTCTCCTGAGAGCTCCCCCATCACCATTCCTGTCACTCAGTTACCCCCCAAACCATGGAGTCCAGGAGGGCAAGAGCCACACCTGACCTGTCTGTGTGTCCCCATCACAGACGGCAATGGGCCTGGCACGCAGGGTGCTCATAGTCGTCGGCGCAGGGGGCAAGGCTGCCCCTTCCCTGGCCTGTCACTCTCGGCGTCCTCCCTCACAGTGGAGGCTCTCAGGAGAGCCACCTCCATGGCCAGAAACCAGCCACAGAGGGCCTGGACCACAAAGGTGGGAGGAGAGTTTCTTGGGAAAGGGGCTGAAGATTAGGGGGGCTGCAGAGCACCCCATCTC from the Desmodus rotundus isolate HL8 chromosome 5, HLdesRot8A.1, whole genome shotgun sequence genome contains:
- the MYRF gene encoding myelin regulatory factor isoform X6, with the translated sequence MEVVDETEALQRFFEGHDINGALEPSNIDTSILEEYISKEDASDLCFPDISAPASTAAYAHGQPAIPGSSGVHHLSPPGGGPSPGRHGPHPPPSYSAPLNCNNNNGMGAAPKPFLGGSGPPIKAEPKAPYAPGTLPDSPPDSGSEAYSPQQVNDPHLLRTITPETLCHAGGPSRLEHLPPPPAHLTGPPPPPPPPPHYPVLQRDLYMKAEPPMPPYVAMGQGLVPAELHHTQQSQMLHQLLQQHGAELPTHPSKKRKHSESPPNTLNAQMLNGMIKQEPGTVTALPPHPPRAPSPPWPPQGPLSPGPGSLPLSIARVQTPPWHPPGAPSPGLLQDNDSLSGSYLDPNYQSIKWQPHQQNKWATLYDANYKELPMLTYRVDADKGFNFSVGDDAFVCQKKNHFQVTVYIGMLGEPKYVKTPEGLKPLDCFYLKLHGVKLEALNQCINIEQSQSDRSKRPFNPVTVSLPPEQVTKVTVGRLHFSETTANNMRKKGKPNPDQRYFMLVVALQAHAQNQNYTLAAQISERIIVRASNPGQFESDSDVLWQRAQVPDTVFHHGRVGINTDRPDEALVVHGNVKVMGSLMHPSDLRAKEHVQEVDTTEQLKRISRMRLVRYRYKPEFAATAGIEASAPETGVIAQEVKEILPEAVKDTGDVVFANGNTIENFLVVNKERIFMENVGAVKELCKLTDNLETRIDELERWSHKLAKLRRLDSFKSTGSSGAFSHTGSQFSRVGSVPHKKRPPKVASKPSSVVPDQACISQRFLQGTIIALVVVMAFSVVSMSTLYVLSLRTEEDLVETDGSFAVSTSCLLALLRPQHPGGGEAMHPCRSNQNFGTTELRQSPLTTGLPGTRSSLLLVTASLTSLAPGPALRALDLCSSRPCPVVCCPSPTPSPSTDPSLGSNFNPSPSTNRSDPSQMAPLPVTNIRAKSWGLSANGIGHFKHPKSLEPVASPAVPFPGVQGKTKNSPSLRIHGRARRGAPQPGLGPTQTWGPPASFLADAAPSLTSIQVLENSMPITSQYCVPGGACSSSFPVSVVLCSVISEEPCEEGGLPRSLHTHQDTQGTSHQWPVTILSFREFTYHFQVALLGQANCSSEALVRLATDYYFRFYRLCD
- the MYRF gene encoding myelin regulatory factor isoform X5 translates to MEVVDETEALQRFFEGHDINGALEPSNIDTSILEEYISKEDASDLCFPDISAPASTAAYAHGQPAIPGSSGVHHLSPPGGGPSPGRHGPHPPPSYSAPLNCNNNNGMGAAPKPFLGGSGPPIKAEPKAPYAPGTLPDSPPDSGSEAYSPQQVNDPHLLRTITPETLCHAGGPSRLEHLPPPPAHLTGPPPPPPPPPHYPVLQRDLYMKAEPPMPPYVAMGQGLVPAELHHTQQSQMLHQLLQQHGAELPTHPSKKRKHSESPPNTLNAQMLNGMIKQEPGTVTALPPHPPRAPSPPWPPQGPLSPGPGSLPLSIARVQTPPWHPPGAPSPGLLQDNDSLSGSYLDPNYQSIKWQPHQQNKWATLYDANYKELPMLTYRVDADKGFNFSVGDDAFVCQKKNHFQVTVYIGMLGEPKYVKTPEGLKPLDCFYLKLHGVKLEALNQCINIEQSQSDRSKRPFNPVTVSLPPEQVTKVTVGRLHFSETTANNMRKKGKPNPDQRYFMLVVALQAHAQNQNYTLAAQISERIIVRASNPGQFESDSDVLWQRAQVPDTVFHHGRVGINTDRPDEALVVHGNVKVMGSLMHPSDLRAKEHVQEVDTTEQLKRISRMRLVRYRYKPEFAATAGIEASAPETGVIAQEVKEILPEAVKDTGDVVFANGNTIENFLVVNKERIFMENVGAVKELCKLTDNLETRIDELERWSHKLAKLRRLDSFKSTGSSGAFSHTGSQFSRVGSVPHKKRPPKVASKPSSVVPDQACISQRFLQGTIIALVVVMAFSVVSMSTLYVLSLRTEEDLVETDGSFAVSTSCLLALLRPQHPGGGEAMHPCRSNQNFGTTELRQSPLTTGLPGTRSSLLLVTASLTSLAPGPALRALDLCSSRPCPVVCCPSPTPSPSTDPSLGSNFNPSPSTNRSDPSQMAPLPVTNIRAKSWGLSANGIGHFKHPKSLEPVASPAVPFPGVQGKTKNSPSLRIHGRARRGAPQPGLGPTQTWGPPASFLADAAPSLTSIQVLENSMPITSQYCVPGGACRPGNFTYHIPVSSNTPLHLSLTLQMNVISEEPCEEGGLPRSLHTHQDTQGTSHQWPVTILSFREFTYHFQVALLGQANCSSEALVRLATDYYFRFYRLCD
- the MYRF gene encoding myelin regulatory factor isoform X7, with the translated sequence MEVVDETEALQRFFEGHDINGALEPSNIDTSILEEYISKEDASDLCFPDISAPASTAAYAHGQPAIPGSSGVHHLSPPGGGPSPGRHGPHPPPSYSAPLNCNNNNGMGAAPKPFLGGSGPPIKAEPKAPYAPGTLPDSPPDSGSEAYSPQQVNDPHLLRTITPETLCHAGGPSRLEHLPPPPAHLTGPPPPPPPPPHYPVLQRDLYMKAEPPMPPYVAMGQGLVPAELHHTQQSQMLHQLLQQHGAELPTHPSKKRKHSESPPNTLNAQMLNGMIKQEPGTVTALPPHPPRAPSPPWPPQGPLSPGPGSLPLSIARVQTPPWHPPGAPSPGLLQDNDSLSGSYLDPNYQSIKWQPHQQNKWATLYDANYKELPMLTYRVDADKGFNFSVGDDAFVCQKKNHFQVTVYIGMLGEPKYVKTPEGLKPLDCFYLKLHGVKLEALNQCINIEQSQSDRSKRPFNPVTVSLPPEQVTKVTVGRLHFSETTANNMRKKGKPNPDQRYFMLVVALQAHAQNQNYTLAAQISERIIVRASNPGQFESDSDVLWQRAQVPDTVFHHGRVGINTDRPDEALVVHGNVKVMGSLMHPSDLRAKEHVQEVDTTEQLKRISRMRLVRYRYKPEFAATAGIEASAPETGVIAQEVKEILPEAVKDTGDVVFANGNTIENFLVVNKERIFMENVGAVKELCKLTDNLETRIDELERWSHKLAKLRRLDSFKSTGSSGAFSHTGSQFSRVGSVPHKKRPPKVASKPSSVVPDQACISQRFLQGTIIALVVVMAFSVVSMSTLYVLSLRTEEDLVETDGRSNQNFGTTELRQSPLTTGLPGTRSSLLLVTASLTSLAPGPALRALDLCSSRPCPVVCCPSPTPSPSTDPSLGSNFNPSPSTNRSDPSQMAPLPVTNIRAKSWGLSANGIGHFKHPKSLEPVASPAVPFPGVQGKTKNSPSLRIHGRARRGAPQPGLGPTQTWGPPASFLADAAPSLTSIQVLENSMPITSQYCVPGGACRPGNFTYHIPVSSNTPLHLSLTLQMNSSFPVSVVLCSVISEEPCEEGGLPRSLHTHQDTQGTSHQWPVTILSFREFTYHFQVALLGQANCSSEALVRLATDYYFRFYRLCD
- the MYRF gene encoding myelin regulatory factor isoform X9, producing MEVVDETEALQRFFEGHDINGALEPSNIDTSILEEYISKEDASDLCFPDISAPASTAAYAHGQPAIPGSSGVHHLSPPGGGPSPGRHGPHPPPSYSAPLNCNNNNGMGAAPKPFLGGSGPPIKAEPKAPYAPGTLPDSPPDSGSEAYSPQQVNDPHLLRTITPETLCHAGGPSRLEHLPPPPAHLTGPPPPPPPPPHYPVLQRDLYMKAEPPMPPYVAMGQGLVPAELHHTQQSQMLHQLLQQHGAELPTHPSKKRKHSESPPNTLNAQMLNGMIKQEPGTVTALPPHPPRAPSPPWPPQGPLSPGPGSLPLSIARVQTPPWHPPGAPSPGLLQDNDSLSGSYLDPNYQSIKWQPHQQNKWATLYDANYKELPMLTYRVDADKGFNFSVGDDAFVCQKKNHFQVTVYIGMLGEPKYVKTPEGLKPLDCFYLKLHGVKLEALNQCINIEQSQSDRSKRPFNPVTVSLPPEQVTKVTVGRLHFSETTANNMRKKGKPNPDQRYFMLVVALQAHAQNQNYTLAAQISERIIVRASNPGQFESDSDVLWQRAQVPDTVFHHGRVGINTDRPDEALVVHGNVKVMGSLMHPSDLRAKEHVQEVDTTEQLKRISRMRLVRYRYKPEFAATAGIEASAPETGVIAQEVKEILPEAVKDTGDVVFANGNTIENFLVVNKERIFMENVGAVKELCKLTDNLETRIDELERWSHKLAKLRRLDSFKSTGSSGAFSHTGSQFSRVGSVPHKKRPPKVASKPSSVVPDQACISQRFLQGTIIALVVVMAFSVVSMSTLYVLSLRTEEDLVETDGSFAVSTSCLLALLRPQHPGGGEAMHPCRSNQNFGTTELRQSPLTTGLPGTRSSLLLVTASLTSLAPGPALRALDLCSSRPCPVVCCPSPTPSPSTDPSLGSNFNPSPSTNRSDAAPSLTSIQVLENSMPITSQYCVPGGACRPGNFTYHIPVSSNTPLHLSLTLQMNSSFPVSVVLCSVISEEPCEEGGLPRSLHTHQDTQGTSHQWPVTILSFREFTYHFQVALLGQANCSSEALVRLATDYYFRFYRLCD
- the MYRF gene encoding myelin regulatory factor isoform X1, whose product is MEVVDETEALQRFFEGHDINGALEPSNIDTSILEEYISKEDASDLCFPDISAPASTAAYAHGQPAIPGSSGVHHLSPPGGGPSPGRHGPHPPPSYSAPLNCNNNNGMGAAPKPFLGGSGPPIKAEPKAPYAPGTLPDSPPDSGSEAYSPQQVNDPHLLRTITPETLCHAGGPSRLEHLPPPPAHLTGPPPPPPPPPHYPVLQRDLYMKAEPPMPPYVAMGQGLVPAELHHTQQSQMLHQLLQQHGAELPTHPSKKRKHSESPPNTLNAQMLNGMIKQEPGTVTALPPHPPRAPSPPWPPQGPLSPGPGSLPLSIARVQTPPWHPPGAPSPGLLQDNDSLSGSYLDPNYQSIKWQPHQQNKWATLYDANYKELPMLTYRVDADKGFNFSVGDDAFVCQKKNHFQVTVYIGMLGEPKYVKTPEGLKPLDCFYLKLHGVKLEALNQCINIEQSQSDRSKRPFNPVTVSLPPEQVTKVTVGRLHFSETTANNMRKKGKPNPDQRYFMLVVALQAHAQNQNYTLAAQISERIIVRASNPGQFESDSDVLWQRAQVPDTVFHHGRVGINTDRPDEALVVHGNVKVMGSLMHPSDLRAKEHVQEVDTTEQLKRISRMRLVRYRYKPEFAATAGIEASAPETGVIAQEVKEILPEAVKDTGDVVFANGNTIENFLVVNKERIFMENVGAVKELCKLTDNLETRIDELERWSHKLAKLRRLDSFKSTGSSGAFSHTGSQFSRVGSVPHKKRPPKVASKPSSVVPDQACISQRFLQGTIIALVVVMAFSVVSMSTLYVLSLRTEEDLVETDGSFAVSTSCLLALLRPQHPGGGEAMHPCRSNQNFGTTELRQSPLTTGLPGTRSSLLLVTASLTSLAPGPALRALDLCSSRPCPVVCCPSPTPSPSTDPSLGSNFNPSPSTNRSDPSQMAPLPVTNIRAKSWGLSANGIGHFKHPKSLEPVASPAVPFPGVQGKTKNSPSLRIHGRARRGAPQPGLGPTQTWGPPASFLADAAPSLTSIQVLENSMPITSQYCVPGGACRPGNFTYHIPVSSNTPLHLSLTLQMNSSFPVSVVLCSVISEEPCEEGGLPRSLHTHQDTQGTSHQWPVTILSFREFTYHFQVALLGQANCSSEALVRLATDYYFRFYRLCD